In the genome of Arachis stenosperma cultivar V10309 chromosome 6, arast.V10309.gnm1.PFL2, whole genome shotgun sequence, the window TCGGACCTTTCAATTCATAGATGTGGATCTCGGACCTATGAATGGGGATACTCCCGAAACTCACAAAGAAAAAAGGAAGTGAGTTAGACAGAAAGAGAAGAAACTTGGACAAAAAAGAAAGTAACTTGgacaaaaagaaacaaagtaACTTAGACAAATCTTTTTTGTCGATAACCTCAACCTCAGACCAATCAATCGAATATTGATTAATACGTAATCGATCGAACACTACTTGAAAACGGCTATTCTGCTCAGAACTGAGAAGTTTTAAATGTTCTTGGAAATTCTTGCTCCCATTGGACCATCTGTATCTACATGCATTAAGATCCCGATTCATGGATCTCTCGGTTCGAGAAATCAAAATAAGAGGATCGAACCATTTCTTCTgactctttttcaaatttgataaCTGGTGGTTGATCGTGTATTTCATTATAGTTCTATGATTCATAGTAGGAATATAAGCTGAAACATCTCCCGATTGAGTCTCAACTATTGGCAAAGCAGTCATACTTCCTTCACCTAACTGAGAACTTGATTTAGCGGCTCTTTCCAAAAGACGTGAATGCAAATAAAAAACATCTCCCGGATAAGCTTCGTGACCTGGCGGTCGTCTTAATAGAAGAGACATTTGGCGATAAGCCTGGGCTTGTTTGGAGGGATCGTCATAAATAATTAAAGTGTGGCATTCGCGGTACATGAAAAATTCAGCCAAAGCTGCTCCCGTATACGGAGCGAGATATTGTAATGTTGCTGGAGAATCCGCAGTTTCAGCTACTATAATAGTGTATTCCATTGCTCCCCTTTCTTGTAAAGTGGTCACCACTTGAGCCACAAAGGATGCTTTTTGACCAATAGCTACATAAACACATATTACATTTTGTCCTTGTTGATTGAGAATCGTATCTGTAGCTACTGCTGTCTTACCTGTTTGTCTGTCCCCAATAATTAATTCTCGCTGACCACGCCTTATAGGGATCATTGAATCAATATCAATAAGTCCTGTTTGAAGAGGCTCATATACGGAACGTCTCGAAATAATGCCGGGAGCTAGAGATTCGATTAAGACAGAGGATGCAAGCGTTATCCGGAATGATTGGGCGTAAAGCGTCTGTAGGTGGCTTTTTAAGTTCGCTGTCAAATCCCAGGGCTCAACCCTGGACAGGCGGTGGAAACTACCAAGCTGGAGTACGGTAGGGGCAAAGGGAATTCCCGGTGGAGCGGTGAAATGCGTAGAGATCGGAAAGAACACCAACGGCGAAAGCACTCTGCTGGGCCGACACTGACACTGAGAGACAAAAGCTAGGGGAGTGAATGGGATTAGATACCCCAGTAGTCCTAGCCGTAAACGATGGATACTAGGCGCTGCGCGTATCGGCCCGTGCAATGCTGTAGCTAGCGCGTTAAGTATCCCGCCTGGGGAGTACGTTCGCAAGAATGAAACTCAAAGGAATTGACGGGGGCCCGCACAAGCAGTGGAGCATGTGGTTTAATTCGATGCAAAGCGAAGAACCTTACCAGGGCTTGACATGCCGCGAATCCTCTTGAAAGAGAGGGGTGCCTTCGGGAACGCGGACACAGGTGGTGCATGGTTGTCGTCAGCTCGTGCCGTAAGGTGTTGGGTTAAGTCCCGCAACGAGCGCAACCCTCGTGCTTAGTTTCCAACATCAAGTTTGGAACCCTGAGCAGACTGCCGGTGATAAGCCGAAGGAAGGTGAGGATGACGTCAAGTCATCATGCCCCTTATGCCCTGGGCGACACACGTGCTACAATGGCCGGGACAAAGGATCGTGATCCCGCGAGGGTGAGCTAACTCCAAAAACCCGTCCTCAATTTGGATTGTAGGCTGCAACCCGCCTGCATGAAGCCGGAATCGCTAGTAATCGACGGTCAGCCATACGGCAGTGAATTCGTTCCCGGGCCCTGTACACACCGCCCGTCACACTATGGGAGCTGGCCATGCCCGAAGTCGTTACCTTAACCGTAAGGAAGGGGATGCCGAAGGCAGGGCTAGTGACTGGAGTGAAGTCGTAACAAGGTAGCCGTACTGGAAGGTGCGGCTGGATCACCTCCTTTTCAGGGAGTGCTAATGCTTGTTGGGTAGTTTGGTTTGACACGGCTTCACACCCCAAAAGAAGCGAGCTACGTCTGAGTTAAATTTGGAGATGGAAGTTTTCTTTCGTTTCTCAGAGGTGAAGTAAGACTAAGCTCATGAGCTTATTATCCTAGGTCGGAACAAGTTGATAGgagctctttttttttcgcccCATGTCGCCATACGGgggcaaaaaaaaagaaagaaagagagggaTGGGGTTTTTCTCGCTTTTGGCATAGCGGGCCTCAGCGGGAGGCCCACACGACGGGCTATTAGCTCAGTGGTAGAGCGCGCCCCTGATAATTGCGTCGTTGTGCCTGGACTGTGAGGGCTCTCAGCCACATGGATAGTTCAATGTGCTCATCGGCGCCTGACCCTGAGATGTGGATCATCCAAGGCACATTAGCATGGCGTACTTCTCCTGTTCGAACCGGGGTTTGAAACCAAACTTCTCCTCAGGAGGATAGATGGGGCGATTCAGGTGAGATCCAATGTAGATCTAACTTTCTATTTACTCGTGGGATCTGGGCGGTCCGGGGGGACCACCATGGCTCCTCTCTTCTCGAGAATTCATACATCCCTTATCAGTATATGGACAGCTATCTCTCGAGCACAGGTTTAGGTTCGGCCtcaatggaaaaagaaaaacgGAGCACCTAACAACGTATCTTCACAGACCAAGAACTACGAGATCGCCCCTTTCATTCTGGGGTGACGGTGGGATCGTACCATTCGAGCCTTTTTTTCATGCTTTTCCGGGGGTCTGGAGAAAATTGCAATAGGATTTTCCTAATCTTCCCTTCCCGAAAGGAAGAACTTTAAATTCTTTTTACTTTCCGCAGGGACCAGGAGATTGGATCTAGCCGTAAGAAGAATAGAATGCTTGGCTGATAAATAACTCACTTCTTGGTCTTCGACCCCCTCAGTCACTACGAACGCCCCCGATCAGTGCAATGGGATGTGTCTATTTATCTATCTCTTGACTCAAAATGGGAGCAGGTTTGAAAAAGGATCTTAGAGTGTCTAGGGTGGGGCCAGGAGGGTCTCTTAACgccttcttttttcttctcatcGGAATCTTTTCACAAAGATTTGCCATGGTAAGGAAGAAGGGGGAACAAGCACACTTGGAGAGCGCAGTACAGCGGATAGTTGTATGCTGCGTTCAGGAAGGATGAATCGCTCCCGAAAAGGAATCTATTGATTCTCTCCCAATTGGTTGGATTGGACCGTAAGTGCGATGATTTACTTCATGGGCGAGGTCTCTGGTTCAAGTCCAGGATGGCCCAGCTGCGCCAAGGAAAAGAATAGAAGACTGACTCCTTCATGCATGCTCCACTTGGCTCGGGGGGATATAACTCAGTTGGTAGAGCTCCGCTCTTGCAATTGGGTCGTTGCGATTACGGGTTGGATGTCTAATTGTCCAGGCGGTAATGATAGTTTCTTGTACCTGAACCGGTGGCTCACTTTTTCTAAGT includes:
- the LOC130933899 gene encoding uncharacterized protein LOC130933899, which produces MEYTIIVAETADSPATLQYLAPYTGAALAEFFMYRECHTLIIYDDPSKQAQAYRQMSLLLRRPPGHEAYPGDVFYLHSRLLERAAKSSSQLGEGSMTALPIVETQSGDVSAYIPTMNHRTIMKYTINHQLSNLKKSQKKWFDPLILISRTERSMNRDLNACRYRWSNGSKNFQEHLKLLSSEQNSRFQVVFDRLRINQYSIDWSEVEVIDKKDLSKYIMANSSDSIVEDTMESDK